A DNA window from Undibacterium sp. YM2 contains the following coding sequences:
- a CDS encoding SMI1/KNR4 family protein codes for MSIDYLYHLLTPPSKPLESPYDAEWSSIEARLGAELPSDYKEFIHAYGSGQIDDFLWILNPFSSNDNLNLEKQIFLQRQVLEELINFGEVLPFKSFPNLNGLLPFGITDNGDLLFWKTGENSASWTVVINGARSTEWEVFTLSMSRFLEAVLNGTLDCNTFPRNFPGTSPLFKSAK; via the coding sequence ATGAGTATTGACTACCTTTATCATTTACTTACACCTCCAAGTAAACCATTAGAAAGCCCCTACGATGCAGAATGGAGCAGTATTGAAGCTCGACTAGGGGCAGAACTGCCTTCTGATTACAAAGAGTTCATACATGCATATGGTTCAGGTCAAATTGATGATTTTCTATGGATACTCAACCCATTCTCCAGCAACGATAACTTAAATCTGGAAAAACAGATATTTCTTCAACGCCAAGTCTTGGAGGAGTTGATTAACTTCGGAGAAGTTTTACCTTTCAAATCGTTTCCCAATTTAAATGGTCTTCTTCCATTTGGCATCACTGACAATGGGGATTTATTATTTTGGAAAACTGGTGAAAATTCTGCCTCCTGGACAGTCGTAATCAATGGAGCACGATCGACGGAATGGGAAGTTTTTACTCTTTCAATGTCAAGATTCTTGGAGGCAGTATTAAACGGAACATTAGACTGCAATACTTTTCCCCGAAATTTTCCCGGTACATCGCCACTATTTAAATCAGCGAAATAA
- a CDS encoding DegT/DnrJ/EryC1/StrS aminotransferase family protein yields MTSSAYRKFAQPQLSEASIQAVADVLRSNWIATGPRVSELEQALSATFGHRPTRLLTSATGAMEVALALCNIGEGDEVITSAQTFFSAMNMIVKCGAKPVFVDCDLVTRAIDLAQVEAAITPKTRAIMPTHFPGALGDMDALYALAKKYKLRVIEDAALVQGSKWKGKPVGSFGDIAIFSFHPNKNMTTIEGGAIVVNDETEAQRVDVLRFHGITKLPDQTRDVVEASGKFNMSDVSAVIGLHQLTQFDDFMAQRQVLADRYFNSFPQIPGIVLPPQGQPDQTWNMFCVLIPYENFGHTRSSFRAALHDAGIGTGVSYEACHTTTVGKSFGYGDGMFPNAERIARETVTLPLHVGLTVSDVDEICAVVKRALVG; encoded by the coding sequence ATGACTTCATCTGCATACCGTAAATTCGCCCAGCCACAATTGTCCGAAGCCAGCATACAGGCAGTGGCCGATGTGCTGCGTTCCAACTGGATCGCGACTGGCCCCAGGGTCAGTGAACTGGAACAGGCGCTATCAGCAACTTTTGGACATCGCCCCACCAGGTTGCTGACCTCGGCCACAGGTGCGATGGAGGTGGCGCTGGCACTGTGCAATATAGGTGAAGGCGATGAAGTCATTACGTCTGCCCAGACTTTTTTCTCGGCCATGAACATGATTGTCAAATGCGGTGCCAAACCCGTATTTGTCGATTGTGACCTGGTCACCCGCGCCATCGACCTGGCCCAGGTAGAAGCCGCCATCACACCTAAAACCAGAGCCATCATGCCCACGCATTTCCCCGGTGCGCTCGGTGATATGGATGCGCTGTATGCGCTGGCGAAGAAGTACAAACTGCGCGTCATAGAGGACGCAGCACTGGTGCAGGGTTCGAAGTGGAAGGGTAAACCCGTAGGCTCATTTGGTGACATCGCCATCTTCAGCTTCCATCCAAACAAAAACATGACGACCATAGAAGGTGGTGCGATTGTGGTTAACGATGAGACAGAAGCGCAGCGGGTAGATGTGCTGCGCTTTCATGGGATCACCAAGCTGCCAGACCAGACCCGTGATGTGGTAGAGGCCAGCGGTAAGTTCAATATGTCGGACGTATCAGCCGTGATAGGCCTGCATCAACTGACACAGTTCGACGACTTCATGGCCCAGCGCCAGGTGCTGGCAGATCGTTATTTCAACAGCTTCCCGCAGATACCCGGCATCGTGCTGCCACCGCAGGGCCAGCCAGACCAGACCTGGAATATGTTTTGCGTACTCATCCCTTACGAAAACTTTGGCCACACCCGCAGCAGCTTCCGCGCGGCGCTGCATGATGCCGGTATAGGTACAGGTGTTTCCTATGAAGCCTGTCACACTACTACCGTGGGCAAGAGTTTTGGTTATGGCGACGGCATGTTCCCCAATGCAGAACGCATCGCCCGCGAGACTGTGACCCTGCCTTTGCATGTGGGTTTGACGGTGTCGGATGTGGATGAGATTTGTGCGGTGGTGAAGAGGGCGTTGGTGGGGTGA
- a CDS encoding MFS transporter: MSLISNKVVPIGKTDTAHRLSTRLAFLAAGLVVSAWAPLVPYAKERLVLDEAALGLLLLCLGGGSLCAMPVTGMLTARFGCRSVILTAGVLTCLILPCLSVVGRPLLFGLTFLLFGASVGTLDVAMNIQAVIVEKNSGAALMSGFHGMFSAGGFLGAGTMALLLWLGMHVLAASICLSLLVALMLLIASPNLLHELEAAERDGPQFVIPHGAVIFIGVLCFVVFLAEGALLDWGALLLTAGRGLDAGQGGIGYAAFSVAMTLGRLTGDRVVARMGGKLVMLAGGMCAALGFFAAVLASSAAIAILGFILIGIGASNIVPILFSAAGKQNAMPASLAIGAITTIGYAGVLAGPALIGFVAHAISLNMAFAGLGVAMLLVAASARLKLFAGSPV; this comes from the coding sequence ATGAGCTTGATATCAAATAAAGTAGTCCCCATCGGTAAAACAGATACTGCACACCGCCTCTCCACCCGCCTCGCTTTCCTCGCCGCTGGCCTGGTTGTTTCTGCATGGGCGCCACTGGTGCCTTATGCCAAAGAAAGGCTGGTCCTTGATGAAGCTGCTCTTGGCCTGCTCTTGCTGTGCCTTGGTGGTGGTTCTTTGTGTGCCATGCCTGTGACTGGCATGTTGACTGCACGCTTTGGTTGCCGCTCCGTGATCTTGACGGCAGGTGTATTGACTTGCCTGATCCTGCCTTGCCTCTCTGTCGTGGGCAGGCCCTTGCTGTTTGGTTTGACATTCCTGTTGTTTGGGGCCTCGGTAGGTACTCTCGATGTGGCGATGAATATACAGGCCGTGATTGTTGAAAAAAACAGTGGTGCCGCGTTGATGTCCGGCTTTCATGGCATGTTCAGTGCCGGTGGTTTTCTCGGGGCGGGTACCATGGCTTTGCTGTTATGGCTGGGTATGCACGTGCTGGCCGCCAGTATCTGCCTGAGCTTGCTGGTCGCATTGATGTTGCTGATTGCCAGCCCGAATCTGCTGCATGAACTGGAAGCAGCCGAGCGTGATGGCCCGCAATTTGTGATACCGCACGGTGCAGTGATTTTTATCGGTGTCCTGTGTTTCGTGGTTTTCCTCGCTGAAGGTGCCTTGCTCGACTGGGGCGCATTATTGCTGACCGCCGGGCGCGGGTTGGATGCCGGGCAGGGCGGCATAGGCTATGCCGCATTCTCGGTCGCCATGACCCTCGGCCGGCTTACGGGTGACCGCGTAGTGGCGCGCATGGGTGGCAAGCTCGTCATGCTAGCTGGGGGCATGTGTGCGGCGCTGGGTTTTTTTGCTGCTGTACTGGCCAGCTCGGCCGCTATTGCCATCCTGGGTTTTATTTTGATAGGCATAGGCGCATCAAATATTGTGCCTATCTTGTTCAGCGCCGCAGGCAAGCAAAATGCCATGCCAGCCAGCCTGGCCATTGGTGCCATCACCACCATAGGTTATGCCGGTGTGCTGGCTGGCCCGGCCCTGATAGGCTTTGTTGCCCATGCGATTAGCCTCAACATGGCATTTGCAGGGCTGGGTGTGGCGATGTTGCTGGTGGCGGCCAGCGCGAGGTTGAAACTGTTTGCCGGTAGCCCAGTCTGA
- a CDS encoding ABC transporter substrate-binding protein, translating to MFLKKSLHNLLCLLLCCLACAGSTDGKAETITLIGEDSWYPYSAVKDGKNRGFAVDVIKAAYAAVNIDVRFIATPYSRCLMLVKSGQELGCFDSLKDIALEPDFIFHKEAIFKASVGIYARTDSPQSRVSKINVQELQKYVIGVTHGYTYGNAFENDARIVREAAPSDLSSLRKLLLGRSDYSLIYTRIADYLSSVHPDEFKGKIQQTGILLEDSLYVSFSKRRPESQRYANALDQGLRQIKANGVYAAIERKWARPEP from the coding sequence GTGTTTCTCAAAAAATCCTTGCATAACTTGCTCTGTCTGCTGTTGTGCTGTCTCGCATGTGCAGGCAGCACCGATGGCAAGGCAGAAACCATCACGCTCATCGGTGAGGATAGCTGGTATCCATATTCTGCCGTCAAGGATGGCAAGAACCGGGGCTTTGCCGTCGATGTCATCAAGGCCGCCTATGCGGCGGTGAATATTGATGTCCGCTTCATTGCCACCCCATATTCACGTTGCCTGATGCTGGTCAAAAGCGGGCAGGAACTCGGTTGCTTTGACAGCCTCAAAGACATTGCGCTGGAGCCGGATTTTATCTTCCACAAGGAAGCCATCTTCAAGGCCAGCGTTGGCATCTATGCCAGGACAGACAGCCCGCAATCAAGAGTCAGCAAGATCAATGTGCAGGAATTGCAAAAATATGTCATCGGTGTGACGCATGGTTATACCTATGGCAACGCGTTTGAAAACGATGCGCGCATAGTCCGTGAAGCTGCACCCAGTGATTTATCCAGCTTGCGCAAACTCCTGCTTGGACGTTCTGACTACTCTCTCATCTATACCCGTATTGCAGATTACCTGAGCAGCGTGCACCCGGATGAGTTCAAGGGGAAAATCCAGCAAACCGGCATCCTGCTGGAAGACAGCCTGTATGTGAGTTTTTCCAAGCGCCGTCCGGAATCTCAGCGCTATGCAAACGCCCTCGACCAGGGCCTGCGCCAGATCAAGGCGAATGGCGTGTATGCGGCCATAGAAAGGAAATGGGCCAGGCCAGAGCCATGA
- a CDS encoding TonB-dependent siderophore receptor, with protein MHQKNYPRKAASQPALKPLAACLLALFYSQTLSNSAFAQTAEGKPEAVVITGSRIPRASLEGPAAVTIITAEEITRQGYKNVYDAINNSVQNSGFTQGEDFGNTFTPSANTISLRGLGPNHTLILLDGRRMADFPIAYEGTVNFTNLANIPSNVVERIEILNGGASAIYGSDAIAGVVNIILKKQSQGYNLNVKLGDTGRGGGSNKRVQFSGTANVDQLRSLFSLEYSEREPLRATQRDFMATRSTPSATLYRKDMKSGKYLDLGDACSQLSDFFEGTQISYKTSKGSYCASPRLSPMHWTVQTKNQSLNFFSSSNLDLNADTTLFADILLGKNKTENDTRSPSWVSSSTNQSYFWNKNSNAYEAWSKVFAPEEINGVNRFNRLWDDQSAGINLGIKGVIPGTQWNYEAAYSASAYRSENVAPRTLANIDQFFLGPKLGLDAAGIAIYAPDPKRLTQRLTPAEFDQITSASRSSDSSRTQTLSLAVNTELWKLPAGAVKTAAIAEIGRQSFDNLPDPKINQGVFNTVTKSDDVRGSRQRYALGAEAYVPLLKEITASLAGRYDDYHFAGRKDGKLTYNGGLEIRPTSELLFRANYATSFRAPDMNYIFKARGTGYYSSTTDYYRCKAEGQELKDCDYANYSPGANYVQFGSPDLKSEKGKSFGLGVVWSPSNQFDISLDYWNIKISDMVVNLSADQLLRDEADCRTGKRDIGSSLCADTINRIKRYPKDALSHAGEIQEIWVNPINAAYQATSGIDISGKYQLKTSAYGSFIVKANYSKTLSKKSKQFEGDALYDDLADLGNTDWRDKLITSVNWVKGDFSNTLTVTRYGKIPNGSGQYYLSPTGIANWSTVYQANKNLSVSVIVNNVLNKIKYDYSGGWPNYPVGSFSPLGRQGWVEVNYKFGA; from the coding sequence ATGCATCAAAAAAACTATCCCCGCAAAGCTGCAAGCCAACCCGCACTGAAACCCCTTGCAGCCTGTTTACTGGCACTCTTTTACAGCCAGACCCTGAGTAATTCTGCCTTTGCCCAGACGGCAGAAGGTAAACCGGAAGCCGTCGTCATCACTGGTTCACGCATACCGCGCGCAAGTCTTGAAGGCCCTGCCGCTGTCACCATCATCACTGCAGAAGAAATCACCAGACAGGGTTACAAGAATGTCTATGATGCGATCAATAACTCGGTACAAAACTCTGGTTTTACCCAGGGTGAAGACTTTGGTAATACCTTCACGCCGTCTGCTAATACCATCAGCCTGCGCGGTCTGGGGCCTAACCATACCCTGATACTGCTTGATGGCAGGCGCATGGCTGATTTCCCTATTGCTTATGAAGGCACGGTCAATTTTACCAACCTGGCGAATATCCCGTCGAATGTTGTAGAGCGCATAGAGATTTTGAATGGTGGTGCCTCTGCGATTTATGGTTCTGATGCGATTGCCGGTGTGGTCAATATCATCCTGAAAAAACAAAGCCAGGGTTATAACCTGAATGTCAAACTCGGCGATACTGGCCGCGGCGGTGGCAGCAACAAGCGCGTGCAATTCTCTGGCACCGCCAATGTCGATCAGTTGCGCAGCCTGTTCAGCCTGGAATACAGCGAGCGTGAACCACTGCGTGCGACCCAGCGTGATTTCATGGCGACCCGCAGCACACCGAGCGCGACGCTATATCGCAAGGATATGAAATCTGGCAAATACCTCGATCTGGGTGATGCCTGCAGCCAGCTAAGCGATTTTTTTGAAGGCACGCAGATCAGCTATAAAACCAGCAAGGGCAGCTATTGCGCGAGCCCGCGCCTGAGCCCCATGCACTGGACAGTGCAAACCAAAAACCAGAGCCTGAATTTTTTCTCCAGCAGCAACCTGGATTTGAACGCAGACACTACCCTGTTCGCCGATATTCTGCTGGGCAAGAACAAGACAGAAAACGATACACGCTCGCCAAGCTGGGTATCGTCTTCCACCAACCAAAGCTATTTCTGGAACAAGAACAGCAATGCCTATGAAGCCTGGAGCAAGGTATTCGCACCGGAAGAAATCAATGGCGTGAACCGCTTCAACCGCCTGTGGGATGACCAGTCTGCTGGTATCAATCTCGGCATCAAAGGCGTGATCCCTGGCACGCAATGGAATTATGAAGCTGCCTATAGCGCCTCTGCTTACCGCAGCGAAAACGTGGCACCACGCACGCTGGCCAATATAGACCAGTTTTTTCTGGGACCCAAACTGGGTCTGGACGCCGCTGGCATCGCCATCTATGCACCTGATCCAAAACGCCTGACGCAAAGGCTGACACCGGCAGAATTTGACCAGATCACCTCGGCATCTCGCAGCTCAGACAGTTCACGCACACAGACCCTGAGCCTGGCTGTCAACACTGAATTATGGAAACTGCCGGCTGGCGCGGTAAAGACTGCGGCCATTGCCGAGATAGGCCGCCAGAGTTTTGATAACCTGCCTGACCCCAAAATCAACCAGGGCGTGTTCAACACCGTCACCAAATCAGATGATGTGCGTGGTTCGCGCCAGCGTTATGCGCTGGGTGCAGAAGCCTATGTACCGCTGCTCAAAGAGATCACTGCCAGCCTCGCTGGTCGCTACGATGATTATCACTTCGCTGGCCGCAAGGATGGCAAGCTGACCTATAACGGCGGCCTTGAAATCCGCCCGACTTCTGAGCTTTTATTCCGAGCTAATTACGCCACCAGCTTCCGCGCGCCAGACATGAATTACATCTTCAAGGCACGTGGTACTGGCTATTATTCCAGCACCACCGACTATTACCGCTGCAAGGCTGAAGGCCAGGAACTCAAGGATTGCGACTACGCGAATTATTCCCCAGGTGCCAATTATGTGCAGTTTGGCAGCCCTGACCTAAAGTCAGAAAAAGGCAAATCCTTTGGCCTGGGCGTGGTCTGGTCACCCAGCAATCAGTTTGATATCTCGCTCGACTACTGGAACATCAAGATCAGCGACATGGTCGTCAACCTCAGTGCCGACCAGCTCTTGCGCGATGAAGCTGATTGCCGCACCGGCAAGCGGGATATAGGCTCCAGCCTGTGTGCTGATACCATCAACCGTATCAAGCGCTACCCCAAAGATGCACTGAGCCATGCAGGTGAAATACAGGAGATCTGGGTCAATCCCATCAATGCGGCTTACCAGGCTACCAGTGGTATCGACATCAGCGGCAAGTATCAGCTCAAAACCAGTGCTTATGGCAGCTTCATCGTCAAGGCCAATTACAGCAAGACCCTGAGCAAAAAATCCAAGCAGTTTGAAGGCGATGCCCTGTATGATGATTTGGCCGACCTTGGCAACACCGACTGGCGCGACAAGCTCATCACCAGCGTCAATTGGGTAAAAGGAGATTTTTCCAATACCCTGACAGTCACGCGCTATGGCAAGATACCAAATGGCTCTGGCCAGTATTACCTGTCACCGACAGGCATCGCCAACTGGAGCACAGTCTATCAGGCCAATAAAAATCTGAGCGTTTCCGTCATCGTCAACAATGTCTTGAACAAGATCAAGTACGACTATAGTGGCGGTTGGCCTAACTACCCGGTCGGTTCATTCAGCCCGCTTGGCCGCCAGGGCTGGGTGGAAGTCAATTACAAGTTTGGTGCATGA
- a CDS encoding DUF2235 domain-containing protein: MTTAGNDGVDVKIATPEQLASYTKAQEQIDAFKVPNLYDAKNPNARVFVALFDGTGNDAINDPAHITNVGLFSKQLENINGKNPNIVSQYVAGPGTQSGVMGTVDGALGVTYNARIEMMYEKFERQSNRWLQENPDAKISVVSVGFSRGAEQAAGFSRIVAERGVQNILGKVGRPASNNSEQSDISYTVPALVKGGTIPQALGLFDPVATGVPSMNDRRPPDTVITGIQIRAADERRLQFPATNYSNDGLSADGRFLKVMVAGAHSDIGGGYEKNGLPYRNFNMMSQFLNGTLGDNLIKKLDVPADPDMSVIHDSSQHKVYWIKMSERGESNSLDLFGKKMEPMNPAMEPYTKNAKALGTQANSPNEIRLDSKDAAKPLPATAQEGKSSDKPAVDTGLLTMADSPSSRMLAQFREVPRTPAQPKL, from the coding sequence ATGACGACTGCAGGCAACGACGGCGTGGACGTAAAAATCGCAACGCCTGAACAATTAGCCAGTTATACGAAAGCACAAGAACAGATAGATGCATTTAAAGTACCCAATCTGTATGACGCCAAAAATCCAAACGCCAGAGTTTTCGTTGCACTATTTGATGGTACGGGCAACGATGCAATTAATGATCCTGCCCATATTACCAATGTGGGATTGTTCAGCAAGCAACTTGAAAATATCAACGGGAAGAACCCTAATATAGTAAGTCAATATGTTGCAGGTCCAGGAACGCAAAGCGGTGTAATGGGTACGGTTGATGGCGCACTTGGCGTGACATACAACGCACGCATAGAAATGATGTATGAGAAATTCGAACGGCAGAGTAACCGTTGGCTCCAGGAAAATCCGGATGCCAAAATCAGTGTCGTTTCTGTGGGTTTCAGTCGTGGTGCTGAGCAAGCTGCTGGCTTTTCCCGCATTGTTGCTGAGCGTGGTGTTCAGAACATTCTAGGCAAGGTCGGTCGCCCAGCAAGCAATAATTCTGAACAGTCTGATATCTCTTATACAGTTCCCGCATTAGTCAAAGGCGGCACCATACCGCAAGCTCTGGGTTTGTTTGATCCTGTTGCCACCGGCGTGCCGTCAATGAATGACAGAAGGCCGCCAGATACCGTGATTACGGGTATCCAGATCCGTGCGGCGGATGAGCGCAGGCTGCAATTTCCGGCAACCAATTATAGCAATGACGGCTTGTCGGCAGATGGCAGGTTCTTGAAGGTCATGGTCGCCGGTGCGCACAGTGATATTGGCGGTGGCTATGAAAAGAATGGCCTGCCTTACCGTAATTTCAATATGATGTCGCAGTTCCTGAATGGCACGCTGGGCGACAATCTCATCAAGAAACTTGATGTTCCTGCAGACCCTGACATGAGCGTAATACATGATTCATCACAGCATAAAGTGTACTGGATCAAGATGTCAGAACGTGGGGAAAGTAATAGCCTGGATTTATTCGGTAAAAAAATGGAGCCAATGAACCCGGCAATGGAGCCGTACACAAAAAATGCCAAAGCCCTGGGTACCCAGGCGAATAGTCCAAATGAGATCAGGCTGGACAGCAAGGACGCCGCCAAGCCCTTGCCAGCCACGGCACAGGAAGGCAAGAGTAGCGACAAACCAGCGGTAGATACCGGCTTACTGACGATGGCTGACAGCCCTTCCAGCCGCATGCTGGCGCAATTCAGGGAAGTGCCCCGGACTCCGGCTCAACCCAAGTTGTAG
- a CDS encoding thioesterase family protein produces the protein MARLQLHFPEDQYYFTTQLTVRVTDINGANHLGNDSMISMISEARARFLYDFGIRETAAGGSGIIVTDLATTYKAEAHARDQLLFEVGVMDFNKYGGDITFRITRPADQTLVAMAKSGFVFFDYRAGRVVEMPEDFKAKFARVNFLD, from the coding sequence ATGGCCCGCCTGCAACTGCATTTTCCCGAAGACCAATATTATTTCACTACCCAGTTGACAGTCAGGGTGACTGACATCAATGGTGCTAACCACCTCGGTAATGATTCCATGATCTCCATGATTTCTGAAGCGCGGGCACGTTTCCTGTATGACTTTGGCATACGAGAAACTGCGGCTGGTGGCAGCGGCATCATCGTGACTGATCTGGCAACGACCTACAAGGCAGAAGCTCATGCGCGCGATCAGTTGCTGTTTGAAGTCGGTGTCATGGACTTTAACAAATATGGTGGCGACATCACCTTCCGCATCACCCGGCCAGCAGACCAGACCCTGGTCGCCATGGCAAAATCAGGTTTTGTGTTTTTTGATTACCGCGCCGGGCGCGTGGTGGAAATGCCGGAAGACTTCAAGGCCAAGTTTGCACGGGTGAATTTTCTGGATTGA
- a CDS encoding nuclear transport factor 2 family protein, whose product MTTTADITPETVVQAQLDAYNARDVEAILKTYAIDAQQFEFPGKLLATGHAEIRPRMAVRFAEPNLHARLIRREVIGHIVIDHEEVTRTFPEGTGRMEMIAIYEIKNGLIQSASVALGAKILD is encoded by the coding sequence ATGACAACTACCGCCGACATAACTCCTGAAACCGTCGTCCAGGCCCAGCTCGATGCCTATAACGCCCGCGATGTCGAAGCCATACTCAAGACCTATGCCATCGATGCACAGCAATTTGAATTTCCGGGCAAGTTGCTGGCAACAGGTCACGCAGAAATACGCCCACGCATGGCGGTACGCTTTGCCGAACCTAATCTGCATGCAAGACTCATACGCCGTGAAGTGATAGGCCACATCGTCATTGACCATGAAGAAGTCACACGTACTTTTCCAGAAGGAACAGGGCGCATGGAAATGATTGCCATCTATGAAATTAAAAATGGCTTGATACAAAGCGCTTCCGTGGCTTTGGGTGCCAAGATACTGGATTGA
- a CDS encoding transglutaminase family protein encodes MQEFLASTTYIDWQHPAVLAQAQALAAAGGEQADIARRCFHFVRDQIRHSWDYRQNPVTCKASEVLAHGTGYCYAKSHLLAALLRANGIPAGLCYQRLTIGTEPPFCLHGLNAAYLPEHGWYRLDARGNKPGVDAEFCPPNEQLAFALTTPGEQDFAGIWAEPHAAVLQSLLTQPTVEAVMTHLPDGDLSNDPTPARLAHLL; translated from the coding sequence ATGCAAGAATTTCTGGCAAGTACCACCTATATCGACTGGCAACATCCCGCCGTACTGGCGCAGGCACAAGCACTGGCTGCCGCCGGTGGCGAGCAGGCTGATATCGCGCGACGCTGCTTTCATTTTGTGCGTGACCAGATCAGGCATAGCTGGGACTACCGTCAGAATCCCGTGACCTGCAAGGCATCTGAGGTACTGGCTCATGGTACCGGTTATTGCTATGCCAAGAGCCATTTGCTGGCTGCCTTGCTGCGTGCCAATGGTATCCCCGCTGGCCTGTGTTACCAGCGTCTGACCATAGGCACAGAACCGCCATTTTGCCTGCATGGCCTGAATGCCGCCTACTTGCCGGAACACGGCTGGTACCGGCTGGACGCGCGTGGTAACAAGCCCGGTGTAGATGCAGAATTTTGTCCGCCAAATGAACAACTGGCCTTTGCTCTTACCACGCCAGGCGAACAGGATTTCGCCGGTATCTGGGCAGAGCCGCATGCAGCGGTGCTGCAGTCATTGTTGACGCAGCCAACGGTAGAAGCGGTGATGACCCATTTGCCTGATGGCGATTTGAGTAATGATCCCACGCCCGCCAGGCTCGCGCATCTACTTTGA
- a CDS encoding GNAT family N-acetyltransferase — MSTNIYQAVAAIPDIATYCHLRKASGLSTKTVEAAARGLPASLFAVQIMLGELVVGMGRVVGDGGTSYHVVDIAVLPEHQGKGLGKMIMREITHYLRQNAPESAYVSLIADGPAQHLYAQFGFLHTAPASVGMAYKI; from the coding sequence ATGAGCACAAACATTTACCAGGCGGTTGCCGCCATCCCTGATATTGCCACCTACTGCCACTTGCGCAAGGCATCTGGTTTAAGCACCAAGACAGTAGAAGCGGCGGCGCGTGGTTTGCCAGCCAGCCTGTTTGCCGTGCAAATCATGCTAGGTGAGCTGGTCGTTGGTATGGGGCGTGTTGTCGGCGACGGCGGTACTTCATACCATGTTGTCGATATCGCGGTCTTGCCAGAGCATCAGGGCAAGGGCCTGGGCAAGATGATCATGCGCGAGATCACACATTATCTGCGGCAGAATGCGCCAGAATCAGCCTATGTCAGTCTCATTGCGGATGGTCCTGCGCAGCATCTGTACGCGCAATTTGGATTCCTGCACACGGCACCTGCTTCGGTAGGCATGGCTTATAAAATCTGA
- the corA gene encoding magnesium/cobalt transporter CorA produces the protein MINVFVLHNGRLSQINVENRADLENTLPIWVDLTDPNEEEREWVKSIYGVTLPGEDEVKDIEASARYYEADNGDLHLRTDFLIDDDDEPARTVTVAFILARDILFSVHTIDLPVFRLVRMRARSRPGSIADYKDVLLDLYATDAEYSADALEGIYQNLEDVSRSVLQKNFSDQDAAAALNSIAVEEDLNGRIRRNMMDTRRAVSFLMRGRLLNADQFEEARQILRDIESLDGHTSFLFDKINFLMDATVGFININQNKIIKIFSVASVAFLPPTLIASIYGMNFKGWFPELDWQLGYPFALALMLASAITPFWYFRRRGWLK, from the coding sequence ATGATTAATGTCTTCGTCTTGCATAATGGCCGCCTGAGCCAGATCAATGTGGAAAACCGCGCTGATCTTGAAAATACCCTGCCTATCTGGGTCGACCTGACTGACCCCAATGAAGAAGAGCGCGAATGGGTAAAGAGTATCTATGGCGTGACCTTGCCGGGGGAAGACGAGGTCAAGGATATCGAGGCATCAGCCCGCTATTACGAAGCCGACAATGGCGACCTGCACTTGCGCACCGATTTCTTGATTGACGATGACGATGAACCTGCACGCACGGTGACGGTGGCCTTCATCCTGGCGCGTGATATTTTATTCTCTGTCCATACTATCGATTTGCCAGTGTTCCGCCTGGTGCGCATGCGTGCGCGTTCGCGTCCCGGTTCTATCGCTGATTACAAGGATGTGCTGCTGGACCTGTATGCGACCGATGCCGAGTATTCTGCCGATGCGCTCGAAGGTATTTATCAAAACCTGGAAGACGTCAGCCGCAGTGTGTTGCAAAAAAACTTCAGCGATCAGGATGCTGCCGCCGCGCTGAATTCGATTGCTGTTGAAGAAGATTTGAATGGCCGCATACGCCGCAACATGATGGACACTCGCCGCGCTGTCAGCTTCTTGATGCGCGGGCGTTTGCTCAATGCAGACCAGTTTGAAGAAGCCCGCCAGATTTTGCGTGATATCGAATCACTCGATGGTCATACCTCCTTCCTGTTCGACAAGATCAACTTCCTGATGGATGCAACCGTCGGTTTCATCAACATCAACCAGAACAAGATCATCAAGATATTCTCGGTCGCCAGCGTGGCCTTCCTGCCGCCTACCCTGATCGCCAGTATCTATGGCATGAACTTCAAGGGCTGGTTCCCTGAACTGGACTGGCAACTCGGTTACCCGTTCGCACTGGCATTGATGCTGGCTTCGGCGATTACGCCGTTCTGGTACTTCCGCCGTCGCGGCTGGTTGAAGTAA